One region of Timaviella obliquedivisa GSE-PSE-MK23-08B genomic DNA includes:
- a CDS encoding S-layer homology domain-containing protein, giving the protein MFIPTFIVPSKFFLLAAIALLLPACANTPWADRVGRSLAPDPRLKDNPVAIGLPSATSSPSPSAVTKLPSTSGALPRLFTNDDSLANPVPQPGDPNFIGPIPPANLSSNGSASPSGNPSTTPSQPTNPSQVPTEFQSYITDLTNLGALQVTSSNGFEPSDAITRREYARWLVAANNLIYANVPARKIRLGASTDQPAFKDVPSKDPDFGAIQGLANAGLIPSALSGESSAVNFRPNSPLTREDLIFWKVPVDTQRSLPNATLETVKESWGFQDTAKIDPKVLRAVLADYQNGDLSNIRRAFGYTTLFNPKKTVSQAEAAAVLWFFGAQGDGLSAKDALQSNQPSSQPSSQPSSQPSLQPDPIGP; this is encoded by the coding sequence ATGTTTATTCCTACTTTTATCGTGCCATCTAAGTTTTTTCTCCTCGCTGCCATTGCTCTGTTACTGCCTGCCTGTGCAAACACTCCTTGGGCAGATAGGGTAGGGCGATCGCTTGCACCCGATCCTCGGCTTAAAGATAATCCGGTGGCGATCGGTTTACCGTCCGCAACGTCTAGCCCCTCGCCCAGCGCCGTAACAAAGTTGCCCTCCACTAGCGGAGCACTGCCTAGACTTTTTACAAATGATGATTCCCTAGCAAACCCGGTTCCCCAACCAGGCGACCCTAACTTTATTGGACCAATTCCTCCTGCAAACCTGTCCTCAAACGGTTCTGCAAGTCCTTCAGGAAACCCATCGACCACGCCATCCCAACCGACTAACCCCAGCCAAGTCCCAACCGAATTTCAGTCTTACATTACCGACTTAACCAATCTGGGCGCGTTGCAAGTCACTAGTTCTAACGGGTTTGAACCTAGCGACGCAATCACACGCCGCGAGTATGCCCGCTGGCTAGTTGCAGCCAACAACTTGATTTATGCCAACGTGCCCGCTCGGAAAATCCGTCTGGGCGCATCGACCGATCAGCCTGCCTTTAAGGATGTTCCCTCTAAAGATCCTGATTTTGGAGCGATTCAAGGCTTGGCAAACGCTGGGTTAATTCCGAGTGCGCTTTCGGGTGAAAGTAGTGCAGTAAACTTTCGTCCTAACTCACCGCTAACCCGCGAAGATTTAATTTTTTGGAAGGTTCCGGTAGATACTCAGCGATCGCTTCCCAATGCAACTCTCGAAACCGTCAAAGAAAGCTGGGGCTTTCAAGATACTGCCAAAATTGATCCAAAAGTTCTCCGGGCGGTGTTAGCAGATTATCAAAACGGCGATTTGTCTAACATTCGCCGTGCGTTTGGCTACACGACGCTATTTAATCCTAAGAAAACAGTGAGTCAGGCAGAAGCGGCAGCGGTGCTATGGTTTTTTGGCGCCCAAGGAGATGGTTTGTCAGCAAAAGATGCATTGCAATCTAATCAACCAAGTTCGCAGCCAAGTTCGCAGCCAAGTTCACAACCCAGCTTGCAGCCAGATCCAATTGGACCCTAA
- a CDS encoding MATE family efflux transporter, translating into MSIRSQIISEVRASLFLALPLAGAQMAQAAIAFVDTAMMGQLGSQTLAAGGLGAISFGALLIIGSGIVAAVSPIAAEAHGAGQPQKVGQVIRQGFLLAILVALPIMALIWHMRSLLSSLGQPQELLEQTELYLRAIVWGYLPGLGFAVLKDFASAISKPRSVIIITLCSVPLNIVGNDVLMYGKLGLPALGLEGIGWSSTIVLWSMFLAIALYIRSQRQFRIYGIFQGFPKFDRGMIQELLHIGLPIGIIAFVETGLFTVTTFLIGQIGVAPLAAHQIALETAGVTFRIPLGIAFATTVRVGQLVGQNNLRGARFAGYVGIALGAAFMGSTAILFWTMPRPIVALFLDVQDPANAIVVELAQVLLGVAAMFQIFDGIQVIAVGALRGLKDTRIPMVIGIFAYWGIGLVSGYGFGMVLGWGAVGLWWGLAMGLAVAAGVLTWRFSTIQLRILEQIR; encoded by the coding sequence GTGTCAATTCGATCTCAAATCATTTCTGAAGTTCGCGCTTCTCTGTTTTTAGCGCTTCCCCTAGCCGGGGCACAGATGGCGCAGGCAGCGATCGCTTTTGTCGATACTGCCATGATGGGTCAATTGGGCAGCCAAACATTGGCGGCTGGGGGGTTGGGTGCAATTAGCTTTGGGGCTTTGCTGATTATTGGTTCGGGCATTGTGGCAGCAGTAAGTCCGATCGCGGCTGAGGCGCATGGGGCTGGACAGCCGCAAAAAGTGGGGCAGGTGATTCGTCAAGGATTTTTGCTGGCGATTTTGGTTGCTTTGCCAATCATGGCGTTGATTTGGCATATGCGATCGCTGTTAAGTTCGTTGGGGCAGCCGCAAGAGCTTTTGGAGCAGACCGAACTTTATTTACGGGCAATCGTTTGGGGCTATTTACCGGGCTTAGGGTTTGCTGTTCTAAAAGACTTCGCTTCAGCGATTTCCAAGCCTCGCTCGGTCATTATTATTACGCTTTGCAGCGTGCCCCTGAATATCGTGGGCAATGATGTGCTGATGTATGGCAAATTGGGATTGCCCGCGTTGGGTTTGGAAGGAATTGGGTGGTCGAGTACGATCGTTTTGTGGAGCATGTTTTTGGCGATCGCTCTTTATATTCGCAGCCAACGACAGTTTAGAATTTACGGCATCTTTCAAGGTTTTCCAAAGTTCGATCGCGGCATGATTCAAGAACTACTTCACATTGGCTTGCCCATTGGTATTATTGCCTTCGTCGAAACGGGATTGTTTACCGTCACCACGTTTCTAATTGGACAAATTGGCGTTGCGCCCTTAGCTGCCCATCAAATTGCCCTAGAAACCGCAGGCGTAACCTTTCGGATTCCCTTAGGCATTGCGTTTGCTACAACTGTCCGGGTTGGGCAATTGGTGGGGCAAAATAATCTCCGAGGCGCTCGGTTTGCCGGATATGTGGGCATCGCTCTGGGTGCGGCTTTTATGGGTAGTACCGCCATCTTATTTTGGACAATGCCTCGCCCGATTGTGGCACTATTTTTAGATGTTCAAGATCCAGCAAATGCGATCGTAGTCGAGCTCGCTCAAGTGCTTTTGGGCGTAGCCGCCATGTTCCAAATTTTTGATGGCATCCAGGTGATTGCGGTTGGCGCGCTGCGGGGATTGAAAGACACTCGCATTCCTATGGTGATTGGAATATTTGCTTACTGGGGCATTGGTTTAGTCAGCGGCTACGGATTTGGCATGGTGTTGGGATGGGGGGCAGTAGGGCTATGGTGGGGACTGGCGATGGGTTTGGCGGTTGCTGCGGGAGTGCTAACTTGGCGATTTAGTACGATTCAGTTACGCATATTGGAGCAGATACGGTAG
- a CDS encoding photosystem II S4 domain protein, with product MLPREELLKGVENREAVVRIVDQAEQALKTWDVIASDFLSPPELAEVQQVFARLTEVELLPWGGYPQAERQRVAIARSDIPLDTSQVAVAALDIAGNFLFDQATHRDFLGALLGTGIVREKVGDVIVLGERGAQAIVVPEMVEFLEQSLTQVRSVPVKTRRIDWSELKLREPKKKELTTTEASMRLDAVASAGFGMSRSKMADLINSGDVRVNWKDITQSSHQLKSGDLVAIRGKGRLEIGEVAVTRKERYRVQLTRFV from the coding sequence ATGCTGCCACGCGAAGAACTCCTTAAGGGTGTTGAAAATCGAGAAGCGGTCGTCCGGATCGTCGACCAAGCTGAGCAAGCCCTTAAGACTTGGGACGTTATTGCTTCTGATTTTTTGTCACCTCCAGAATTAGCCGAAGTTCAACAAGTCTTTGCACGACTCACCGAAGTTGAGCTACTGCCCTGGGGTGGATACCCTCAAGCCGAACGCCAGCGAGTGGCGATCGCCCGTTCTGATATTCCCCTAGATACATCCCAAGTGGCAGTCGCAGCCCTCGATATTGCCGGAAACTTTCTCTTCGATCAGGCAACCCACCGAGATTTTTTAGGAGCGCTGTTGGGCACAGGCATTGTGCGTGAAAAAGTCGGCGATGTTATAGTCTTAGGCGAACGCGGGGCACAGGCGATCGTCGTCCCCGAAATGGTGGAATTTTTAGAGCAAAGTCTAACTCAGGTGCGATCGGTGCCCGTAAAAACGCGCCGAATCGATTGGAGTGAGCTAAAGCTGCGTGAACCTAAGAAAAAAGAATTAACGACCACCGAAGCCTCAATGCGTTTAGATGCTGTCGCTTCTGCGGGCTTCGGCATGTCGCGTAGCAAAATGGCAGATCTCATTAACAGCGGCGATGTCCGGGTCAATTGGAAAGATATCACGCAGTCGAGCCATCAGCTTAAGTCTGGCGATTTGGTAGCCATTCGAGGCAAAGGTCGGCTAGAAATTGGGGAAGTGGCAGTAACTAGAAAAGAACGCTACCGAGTGCAATTAACTCGGTTCGTTTAA
- a CDS encoding DNA-binding protein yields the protein METVALRFTPQQDLKVELEAFVEKHSVEAACIVTCVGSLTQATLRLANQPEGKVYENRFEIVSLVGTLSRHGCHCHMAIADSTGYTIGGHLLKGCLIFTTAELIIGILPHLKFIRELDRATGYPELKIEKL from the coding sequence ATGGAAACTGTTGCTCTCCGCTTCACCCCCCAACAAGACCTCAAGGTGGAATTAGAGGCGTTTGTAGAAAAGCATAGTGTGGAAGCCGCTTGCATTGTGACCTGTGTGGGCAGCCTTACTCAAGCCACTCTGCGGCTGGCAAATCAACCAGAGGGCAAGGTATACGAGAACAGGTTCGAGATTGTTTCGCTAGTAGGAACTTTATCTCGGCATGGCTGCCACTGCCATATGGCGATCGCCGATTCCACTGGATATACGATCGGGGGTCATCTTCTCAAAGGCTGCCTTATCTTCACTACTGCCGAACTCATTATTGGCATTTTGCCCCACCTCAAATTCATCCGCGAGTTGGATAGGGCAACCGGATACCCAGAGTTGAAGATTGAGAAACTTTAG